Proteins encoded in a region of the Melioribacteraceae bacterium genome:
- a CDS encoding cyclic nucleotide-binding domain-containing protein, translating into MENNNSTGSKSSFWANLFKTPAKKDDLENVLLSMPPFEKLEPKYFKILLKLIHYRAYTANEYIFMQKDPGIGLYLIIKGEVLITEEAEDGERFDLANLGRGDFFGELALLDEETRSASAIALKDSQLAVLFKPDLDEFVETHPKEGIKILRGMSQIIATRLRNLNHDYLSLYNRTRTK; encoded by the coding sequence ATGGAGAACAATAATTCAACCGGTTCAAAAAGCAGTTTCTGGGCAAATCTATTTAAAACACCTGCAAAAAAAGATGACCTCGAAAACGTACTCCTATCCATGCCCCCATTCGAAAAACTGGAGCCTAAATATTTTAAAATACTCCTAAAACTGATTCATTACAGAGCTTATACAGCAAACGAATACATATTTATGCAGAAAGATCCTGGTATAGGTCTCTATTTGATTATTAAAGGAGAAGTCTTAATTACTGAAGAAGCAGAGGACGGGGAAAGATTTGATCTGGCAAATCTTGGAAGGGGCGATTTTTTCGGAGAACTTGCCCTGCTAGATGAAGAAACAAGATCTGCTTCGGCAATCGCACTTAAGGATTCGCAACTTGCGGTTTTATTCAAACCGGATTTGGACGAGTTTGTAGAAACACATCCCAAAGAAGGGATCAAGATATTACGGGGTATGTCCCAGATTATCGCCACACGGCTTAGAAATTTGAATCATGATTATCTTTCTTTGTACAACCGAACTAGAACAAAGTAA
- a CDS encoding 1-(5-phosphoribosyl)-5-[(5-phosphoribosylamino)methylideneamino] imidazole-4-carboxamide isomerase encodes MSKILIIPSIDIQNGKTVRVVQGIPELNCNEYGNDPVEMAMIWRAENAKCIHIVDFDASHHQLKTNFEIIRQLCESVIIPVELGGGIRTFEDSKELFELGVARVVIGSLAFEKPREFIKILDEFSPNKVVAAIDVINNEVVTRGRQQRTHLRAVDYAKFLKSIGVERIIVTDVSTNGMLDGPNIELSKMIAEVSERKITHSGGIGGYEDLKRLQEEAGNLVDSVIIGRALYENRFPCQKIWRVAESGIFN; translated from the coding sequence ATGTCAAAAATTCTAATTATTCCATCAATCGACATTCAGAATGGAAAAACTGTCCGTGTTGTTCAGGGTATTCCCGAACTTAACTGTAATGAATACGGAAACGATCCTGTAGAGATGGCAATGATCTGGAGAGCTGAAAATGCAAAGTGTATTCATATAGTAGACTTTGACGCATCACATCATCAGCTTAAAACTAATTTTGAGATAATAAGGCAGCTTTGCGAATCAGTCATTATCCCGGTAGAACTCGGAGGTGGAATAAGAACATTCGAAGACTCCAAAGAACTTTTTGAGTTAGGAGTTGCAAGAGTGGTTATTGGAAGTCTTGCCTTCGAAAAGCCAAGGGAGTTTATTAAAATTTTGGATGAATTTTCTCCTAACAAAGTTGTTGCAGCAATTGACGTAATCAATAACGAGGTTGTTACGAGGGGAAGACAGCAGAGGACTCACCTGAGGGCTGTCGACTACGCAAAATTTTTAAAGTCGATTGGAGTTGAAAGAATTATTGTAACAGATGTATCTACAAATGGAATGCTGGACGGACCGAATATAGAGCTTTCGAAAATGATTGCCGAAGTTTCTGAAAGAAAAATTACTCATTCAGGCGGAATCGGCGGCTACGAGGATTTAAAGAGACTTCAGGAAGAGGCAGGAAATTTAGTTGATTCGGTTATTATAGGAAGAGCCCTTTATGAAAATAGATTCCCCTGCCAAAAGATATGGCGTGTTGCAGAATCGGGCATTTTTAATTAG
- a CDS encoding prolyl oligopeptidase family serine peptidase codes for MIKEFNLYSSKGNKLRTSCFCEENIFSGRALVFVHGFKGFKDWGFGHYLGEYFSKRGFFTITFNFSHNGVGDDLFEFIELDKFARNTISLEISELNDIINFLKNGFFGIEISKKIAILGHSRGGAVSLLTAAGRNDVGAVAAWASISKFDRYSNRQKTEWRKKGYFEIVNARTKQKMRLNVELLDDIEKNSACSLNQENALKNLNCPLFIAHGDQDLAVPIAEGEQIYSWADKTRTEFYKVYGTGHTFDIVHPFNGSNEKFEKLLNKTAHFFEKNIN; via the coding sequence ATGATAAAAGAATTCAACTTATACTCTTCAAAAGGGAATAAACTGCGGACTTCTTGTTTTTGTGAAGAAAATATTTTCTCCGGTCGCGCTTTAGTATTTGTTCATGGTTTTAAGGGTTTCAAAGATTGGGGCTTCGGACATTACCTGGGAGAATATTTTTCAAAACGAGGATTCTTTACGATTACGTTCAATTTTTCTCATAATGGTGTTGGTGATGATTTATTTGAATTTATTGAACTCGATAAATTCGCCAGGAATACAATTTCCCTTGAAATTTCGGAGCTGAACGATATTATTAATTTTCTAAAGAATGGTTTTTTTGGCATCGAAATAAGTAAAAAAATCGCTATTTTAGGCCATAGTCGAGGTGGCGCTGTTTCCTTATTAACTGCTGCCGGCAGAAATGATGTTGGTGCGGTAGCAGCCTGGGCTTCGATTTCGAAATTTGACCGGTATTCCAACCGCCAGAAAACCGAATGGAGAAAAAAAGGTTATTTCGAAATCGTGAATGCCAGAACCAAACAGAAAATGAGATTAAATGTTGAACTGCTTGATGATATAGAAAAAAATTCAGCATGTTCGTTGAATCAGGAAAATGCTTTAAAAAATTTAAATTGTCCTTTGTTCATTGCACATGGAGATCAGGATCTTGCTGTACCGATTGCTGAAGGGGAGCAGATCTATTCCTGGGCGGATAAAACCAGAACAGAGTTTTATAAGGTTTACGGAACGGGTCATACTTTTGATATAGTTCATCCGTTTAACGGCTCGAATGAAAAGTTTGAAAAACTTCTGAATAAAACAGCGCATTTTTTTGAAAAAAATATAAATTAA
- a CDS encoding biotin transporter BioY: protein MSVKENVKSNTVIVSLSKIKSSQLFWILTFSVLTFLSAQVAVPVQPVPFTLQTMLVLLSGAFLGARNGMISQIIYLAGGVIGLPIFAEFSFGFARLIGPTGGYLIAFPLAAFLVGYMLEKKSNTGMIVLSMVIGSLAILLSGSLYLSLFLNGDLNSALFSGAIIFSPWDVIKIAAAVSIYKAFSKKYPKLP, encoded by the coding sequence ATGTCTGTAAAAGAGAACGTAAAATCTAATACGGTGATAGTATCACTTTCAAAAATTAAATCATCACAACTTTTCTGGATCCTGACTTTTTCTGTTTTAACATTTTTAAGTGCACAGGTTGCAGTCCCAGTTCAGCCGGTACCGTTTACATTGCAAACAATGTTGGTACTTCTTTCCGGAGCTTTTTTAGGCGCAAGGAACGGAATGATAAGTCAGATAATTTATCTTGCCGGCGGTGTTATTGGATTACCAATCTTTGCTGAATTCAGTTTTGGATTTGCAAGATTGATAGGACCAACCGGTGGATACCTTATAGCTTTTCCATTAGCTGCTTTTCTGGTTGGTTATATGTTAGAAAAAAAATCGAATACAGGTATGATTGTATTATCTATGGTAATAGGTTCACTTGCAATTCTTCTTAGCGGGTCTCTCTATCTGTCTCTTTTTCTGAATGGCGATCTTAATAGCGCCTTATTCAGCGGTGCAATTATTTTCTCTCCATGGGATGTAATAAAAATAGCTGCCGCAGTAAGTATTTATAAAGCTTTTTCAAAAAAATATCCTAAGCTACCTTAA
- the dusB gene encoding tRNA dihydrouridine synthase DusB yields the protein MFKIGKIELKNALLLAPMEDVTDIAFRKICKEFGADVVYTEFVNSDGLIRANKKTELKLEISEEERPVGIQIYGGNLEPMIQAARISETKNPDIIDINAGCWVKKIAGRGAGAGLLKDPCYMQTMVESIVKAVSVPVTVKTRIGWDSNSINILDVAKRIEDAGASGLTLHCRTKVQGHSGEADWSWIPKVMEVVKIPVALNGGVFTSTDVLRAFNETNADAVMIARGAIEHPWIFREAKSLMQNISCQDVTVDERISTALRHLKYSLEIKDVRAAILPFRKYYAGYLKGLPGSKEVRIELYKQTEYAPIEEILLKYLEEMKSKNLDNIELKQEAK from the coding sequence ATGTTTAAAATCGGCAAAATAGAATTAAAGAATGCTCTTCTGCTGGCCCCTATGGAGGATGTAACAGATATTGCATTCAGGAAAATCTGTAAAGAATTCGGCGCCGATGTTGTCTATACTGAATTTGTGAATTCTGACGGTCTGATAAGAGCTAATAAAAAAACCGAACTCAAACTTGAAATTTCAGAAGAGGAACGGCCGGTAGGTATCCAGATATACGGCGGCAACCTTGAACCTATGATCCAGGCTGCAAGAATCTCTGAGACAAAGAATCCGGATATCATTGATATTAATGCCGGGTGCTGGGTTAAAAAAATTGCAGGCAGAGGCGCAGGAGCCGGTCTGCTTAAAGATCCCTGTTACATGCAGACGATGGTTGAAAGTATTGTAAAAGCAGTATCAGTACCGGTAACCGTAAAAACCAGAATCGGCTGGGATAGTAATTCGATAAATATCCTTGATGTGGCAAAACGGATTGAAGATGCCGGCGCTTCCGGATTGACTTTGCATTGCAGAACCAAAGTTCAGGGACATAGCGGAGAAGCCGACTGGTCCTGGATTCCAAAGGTTATGGAAGTCGTTAAAATACCTGTTGCACTGAATGGGGGTGTTTTTACTTCGACCGATGTTTTAAGAGCTTTTAATGAAACTAATGCGGACGCAGTTATGATTGCCCGGGGGGCCATTGAACATCCTTGGATCTTTCGGGAAGCTAAATCCCTGATGCAGAATATTTCTTGTCAGGATGTGACAGTGGATGAAAGAATTTCAACAGCTTTAAGACATTTGAAATATTCTCTTGAGATCAAGGATGTGCGTGCGGCAATTCTGCCTTTCAGAAAATATTATGCGGGGTATTTAAAGGGATTGCCCGGCTCAAAAGAGGTAAGAATTGAGTTGTATAAACAAACTGAGTATGCTCCCATTGAAGAGATTCTTTTAAAATATCTTGAGGAGATGAAATCAAAAAATTTGGATAACATAGAATTGAAACAGGAGGCAAAATGA
- a CDS encoding adenine phosphoribosyltransferase: protein MNLKDSIRDVPDFPKKGIVFKDITTLLKNPLALSYTVEELYNFAKNIKITKVAGIESRGFILGGILAEKLKAGFVPIRKPGKLPAEKLSEFYSLEYGTDSIEIHKDAINPGDTVLLHDDLLATGGTMKAACNLIEKLGGKIVLISFLIELAFLNGREKLKEYEIHSLIQYDSE, encoded by the coding sequence ATGAACTTAAAAGATTCCATAAGGGATGTACCGGATTTCCCGAAGAAAGGGATCGTTTTTAAGGATATTACTACATTACTGAAGAATCCATTGGCTCTTTCTTATACGGTAGAAGAATTATATAACTTCGCTAAAAATATAAAGATAACTAAAGTAGCTGGAATTGAATCTCGTGGATTTATACTCGGAGGGATTCTGGCGGAAAAATTAAAAGCAGGATTTGTTCCAATTAGGAAACCTGGGAAATTACCCGCGGAGAAACTATCGGAATTCTATTCTCTTGAATATGGTACTGATTCGATCGAAATACATAAAGATGCAATTAATCCGGGCGACACAGTCCTGCTCCATGATGATTTACTCGCTACAGGTGGCACGATGAAAGCTGCATGTAATCTGATTGAAAAACTTGGCGGCAAAATCGTACTCATCTCTTTTCTGATTGAACTTGCCTTCTTAAATGGGAGAGAAAAACTGAAAGAGTATGAAATCCATTCTCTTATCCAATACGATTCCGAATAA
- a CDS encoding histone H1: MQKYQNLIEFLKTLEVDVTKFYDKGQSAAGTRLRKGLSELKRLAQDMRNEIQEVKAQRKGDKSAG; encoded by the coding sequence ATGCAGAAGTATCAAAATCTAATTGAGTTCTTAAAAACTCTCGAAGTTGATGTAACAAAGTTTTATGACAAAGGTCAGTCCGCTGCCGGAACCCGCTTAAGAAAAGGATTAAGCGAGTTGAAAAGACTGGCTCAGGATATGAGAAACGAAATCCAGGAAGTTAAAGCCCAGAGAAAAGGCGATAAAAGTGCCGGCTAA
- a CDS encoding (Fe-S)-binding protein, with translation MTLKNIIFIVLFFLSIGFFAYNLRRILSYILLGQKEDRFDNPLQRIKNVLKIAFAQSKLLRDPVAGIIHFLIFWGFVLFLLAVIESIFQGFYSPFTLRFLGPLFTAVTLIQDLFGLFVIVAVLIALYRRFIQKVPRLNVGKKGNLDAAFILLLILGVVVSMFGQNISHIAGNSFILGEFESRPVSHFLSGIFYYESGHHAETMYEIFWWLHIVFIFGFLNFLPYSKHFHVVSSIPNVYFSKTGKYKNSLKKINLDDENISQYGASDIEHLSWKQLLDGFACTECGRCTSVCPAANTGKLLSPRKIIVDIRRRTEDKAPLVIEGNIESELLSQTLVHNYITDQELWACTTCNACVYECPVTIEHVDSIVDLRRNLVLMESDFPPELNTVFKNIETNFSPWAFNPQDRANWAEGLGIKTMAEDPNCEFLFWVGCAGSFDTRYQKVSKSIAKLLQIANIDFRILGIEEKCNGDTARRLGNEYLAQMLIQENVETLNNYGVKKIVTGCPHCYNALKNEFPQFGGNYEVVHHTELITDLLNEDKIKLKKGTGDSKVTFHDSCYLGRYNGIYDQPRKSLKNVDGLKLIEMERTRDKGFCCGAGGGRMFLEEIEGTRINVERTQEAVRTNAGTIASACPFCMTMMTDGLKSLEKSEQVDVKDIAEIILENTIDN, from the coding sequence ATGACTCTAAAAAATATAATTTTTATTGTTCTATTCTTTCTGTCGATCGGATTCTTCGCTTATAATCTCCGGAGAATCCTATCATATATTCTTCTCGGTCAAAAGGAGGACAGATTCGATAATCCGTTACAAAGGATTAAAAACGTACTGAAAATTGCATTTGCGCAATCCAAACTTTTACGAGATCCGGTTGCAGGAATTATTCATTTCCTTATTTTCTGGGGTTTTGTTCTTTTTCTTCTGGCTGTCATCGAATCGATTTTTCAGGGATTTTATTCTCCATTTACATTAAGATTTCTTGGACCGCTCTTCACAGCTGTTACATTAATTCAGGATCTGTTCGGCCTCTTTGTTATTGTTGCTGTTCTTATTGCCTTGTATAGAAGGTTTATACAGAAGGTACCTCGCCTCAATGTCGGTAAGAAAGGAAATCTGGATGCTGCTTTTATTCTACTTCTAATTCTAGGTGTAGTTGTATCAATGTTTGGGCAGAATATTTCTCACATCGCCGGCAACAGTTTTATTCTAGGTGAGTTCGAATCCAGGCCTGTCAGCCACTTTTTAAGCGGCATATTTTATTATGAATCCGGACATCACGCTGAAACTATGTATGAGATTTTCTGGTGGTTACATATAGTCTTTATTTTCGGATTTCTGAATTTCCTCCCTTACTCCAAGCATTTCCATGTTGTTTCATCTATTCCGAATGTTTACTTCTCAAAAACAGGTAAGTACAAGAACTCATTAAAGAAAATCAATCTTGACGATGAAAATATCTCTCAGTATGGCGCTTCAGATATTGAACATCTTTCATGGAAGCAGTTACTGGATGGATTTGCCTGTACTGAATGTGGAAGGTGCACATCGGTATGTCCGGCAGCTAATACTGGTAAACTCCTTTCACCGAGGAAAATAATTGTAGATATCCGACGTAGAACGGAGGATAAAGCTCCTCTGGTTATTGAAGGAAATATTGAAAGTGAACTACTTTCTCAAACACTCGTTCATAATTATATAACTGATCAGGAACTCTGGGCATGTACTACCTGCAATGCGTGTGTTTATGAATGCCCGGTTACAATTGAGCATGTTGATTCAATTGTTGATTTGAGAAGGAATCTCGTTTTAATGGAGTCGGATTTCCCGCCTGAATTGAATACCGTTTTCAAAAATATCGAGACAAATTTTTCGCCCTGGGCTTTTAATCCTCAGGATAGGGCAAACTGGGCTGAAGGATTGGGCATTAAAACTATGGCCGAGGATCCTAATTGTGAATTTCTCTTCTGGGTTGGATGTGCCGGTTCATTTGACACAAGGTATCAAAAAGTTTCAAAATCGATTGCTAAATTGTTACAAATTGCTAATATTGACTTCAGAATCCTTGGAATTGAAGAGAAATGCAATGGTGATACAGCCAGGAGATTGGGGAATGAATACCTCGCTCAAATGTTGATCCAGGAAAATGTTGAAACATTGAATAATTATGGTGTTAAGAAAATTGTTACCGGGTGTCCACATTGCTATAATGCTCTGAAAAATGAATTTCCCCAGTTTGGTGGAAATTATGAAGTTGTTCATCATACTGAATTAATTACTGATTTGTTAAACGAAGATAAAATTAAGCTTAAAAAGGGAACAGGGGACTCAAAAGTTACTTTTCATGATTCCTGTTATCTCGGCAGGTACAACGGTATTTACGATCAGCCGCGGAAATCGCTTAAGAATGTTGACGGACTAAAACTTATTGAAATGGAACGTACCCGCGATAAAGGGTTCTGCTGCGGCGCCGGGGGCGGCAGGATGTTCCTTGAAGAAATTGAAGGAACACGTATTAATGTTGAAAGGACACAAGAAGCTGTTAGAACTAATGCCGGTACAATTGCTTCAGCCTGTCCGTTTTGTATGACAATGATGACTGATGGACTTAAATCACTTGAAAAGTCTGAACAAGTTGATGTAAAAGATATTGCTGAAATAATTCTTGAAAATACTATTGACAATTAA
- a CDS encoding CapA family protein, with amino-acid sequence MKIKILFLTVNLLLLFIPSDKNFKSDEKKIYADSVSTISLSFVGDIMCHSPQIDYARIGKDSFDFKPVFRYVKNLIEKADLAFGNLETVTAGISEKLTGYPLFNSPDQLLDALKYAGFDFLYTVNNHSLDRGTRGVVRTIEQIEEKGMKNIGSSNSESRSDSLIIIDMKGIKLGLLAYTYGLNGNYLPKSKSFMINLIDTVRIDSDISRLRDKGAELVIVYFHFGDEYSRKPSGFQVETVKKTFQYGADIIIGSHPHVLQRTEFLTKGNGKLKNGFVAYSLGNFISNQRWRYSDAGAILKLEICKNFQRDSIWINNATAIPTWVYKGFTGIKNEFIIVPSDTSFFKVPEFFSSSDKMKMIQSYYDAGEILFRK; translated from the coding sequence ATGAAGATTAAGATCCTTTTTCTAACTGTTAACCTATTACTTCTTTTCATCCCGTCGGATAAAAATTTTAAGTCTGATGAAAAGAAGATATATGCTGATTCTGTTTCAACAATCAGTCTTTCATTTGTGGGGGATATAATGTGTCATTCCCCTCAGATAGATTATGCCAGAATCGGAAAAGACAGTTTCGATTTTAAACCGGTTTTCAGATATGTAAAAAATCTGATCGAAAAAGCCGATCTGGCATTCGGAAATCTTGAAACGGTAACAGCCGGCATAAGTGAAAAATTAACCGGCTACCCGCTATTTAATTCACCCGATCAATTACTCGACGCGCTTAAATATGCCGGCTTTGATTTTCTCTATACCGTGAATAACCATAGTCTGGATAGAGGTACGCGTGGCGTTGTTAGAACAATCGAACAGATTGAAGAAAAGGGGATGAAAAATATCGGATCAAGTAACTCGGAAAGCAGAAGCGATTCTTTGATCATAATCGACATGAAAGGAATTAAACTTGGACTGCTCGCTTATACTTATGGTCTCAATGGAAATTATCTCCCTAAATCAAAAAGCTTTATGATTAATTTGATCGATACAGTTAGAATTGATTCAGATATAAGTCGTTTACGTGATAAAGGCGCAGAACTGGTCATTGTCTATTTCCATTTCGGTGATGAGTATTCAAGGAAACCGTCAGGATTTCAAGTTGAGACAGTGAAAAAGACATTTCAATACGGAGCGGATATAATTATCGGTAGCCATCCACACGTTTTACAGCGGACGGAATTTCTTACGAAAGGCAATGGGAAACTTAAAAATGGATTTGTTGCCTATTCCCTCGGTAATTTTATTTCGAATCAAAGATGGAGGTATTCAGATGCCGGTGCAATTCTGAAATTAGAAATATGTAAAAATTTTCAAAGGGATTCGATCTGGATAAACAATGCCACTGCTATCCCGACCTGGGTTTACAAAGGATTTACCGGCATAAAAAACGAATTTATAATTGTTCCTTCCGATACAAGTTTTTTTAAAGTCCCCGAATTTTTCAGCTCCAGTGATAAAATGAAAATGATTCAAAGTTATTATGATGCCGGTGAAATACTTTTCAGGAAATGA
- a CDS encoding MFS transporter yields MKNKASLSIIFVTVFIDLMGFGILIPILPTFASKDLNISDFGIGVIVAIYSLIQFLFNPVFGKISDRIGRRPVILVTQLVTVASYLIFSFADSFLILFLSRLLAGFGGSNIGVAQAYIADITSKEERVKGMGLIGAAFGLGFVFGPLIGAILSKYGYHVAGYGSAGFSFMAFVFALFMLPESNKDLKSGSKFEIRLFDFKYTKKVISDSRIGFLIILFFMIVFSMANIYGTFAILGYKVYHFSDQQTGMLFGISGIIGALIQGGLLRFLSNKISDRSLVLSGSFAMIIGLGFLPFGSNFTGVAIIISILSIGTGILQPTILSMISKYTAENEQGALLGINQSFSAFARVLGPLWGGFAYDFFGYQFPFLTGAAFTFVAFLLSYFLLKPERMVETGNV; encoded by the coding sequence ATGAAAAATAAAGCATCACTAAGCATAATCTTTGTAACAGTTTTTATAGATTTGATGGGATTCGGAATCTTAATCCCGATACTCCCGACTTTTGCAAGTAAAGATCTTAATATTTCCGATTTCGGCATCGGTGTTATCGTCGCAATTTATTCTCTTATCCAATTTCTCTTTAATCCGGTTTTTGGAAAAATATCCGATCGAATTGGGCGACGCCCTGTAATTCTTGTTACTCAGCTTGTTACGGTTGCCTCATATCTAATTTTCAGTTTTGCCGATTCGTTTCTGATTTTATTCCTGTCCAGACTATTAGCAGGATTTGGCGGAAGCAACATAGGAGTAGCTCAGGCTTATATTGCAGATATAACAAGTAAAGAAGAGAGAGTAAAAGGGATGGGCCTAATCGGTGCCGCGTTCGGATTGGGATTTGTATTCGGTCCGTTGATCGGCGCAATACTTTCCAAATACGGATATCACGTAGCAGGATATGGAAGCGCCGGTTTCTCATTTATGGCTTTTGTTTTCGCTCTTTTTATGCTTCCGGAATCAAATAAGGATTTAAAATCAGGCTCAAAATTTGAAATCCGTCTGTTCGATTTTAAGTATACAAAAAAAGTTATTTCAGATTCACGGATTGGATTTTTAATTATCCTTTTCTTTATGATAGTCTTTTCAATGGCAAATATCTACGGGACATTCGCGATTCTCGGTTATAAGGTATATCATTTCTCTGATCAGCAAACAGGTATGCTATTCGGGATATCAGGAATTATCGGTGCTCTGATTCAGGGCGGACTGTTGAGATTTCTGTCCAACAAAATAAGTGATAGGTCCCTTGTTCTTTCCGGTTCATTTGCAATGATAATCGGACTTGGATTTCTTCCGTTTGGTTCTAATTTTACCGGAGTGGCAATAATAATATCTATTTTATCAATTGGTACGGGAATACTTCAACCGACTATTTTAAGTATGATATCAAAATACACTGCCGAGAATGAACAAGGAGCTCTATTAGGAATTAACCAATCCTTCTCTGCATTTGCCAGAGTATTGGGACCGTTATGGGGAGGATTTGCATACGATTTCTTTGGATATCAGTTCCCGTTTCTAACCGGTGCTGCATTTACATTTGTTGCTTTTCTTCTCTCATATTTTTTACTTAAACCTGAAAGAATGGTAGAAACCGGAAATGTTTAA
- the rsmI gene encoding 16S rRNA (cytidine(1402)-2'-O)-methyltransferase, which produces MSKLIVVATPIGNLSDITYRAVDTLKSVDIIVCEDTRVTKILLDHYQIEKPLFVVNAQNESKKIPELIERINNGSVCALVSDAGTPSISDPGTRLVNAAVKNGIEVIGIPGPSAVILALSISGLPTDSFVFEGFLPQKKGRQKKLTELAVEERTIVLYESTYRIEKLLEEINKYMPDRQLVIGRELTKRFEEMWRGTAAEIIRDLSNKTIKGEFVVIIAPNGFII; this is translated from the coding sequence GTGTCAAAATTGATTGTTGTGGCAACACCAATCGGTAATCTATCCGATATAACCTACAGAGCCGTTGATACACTCAAGTCGGTTGATATAATAGTATGTGAAGATACACGGGTAACTAAGATCCTTCTGGACCACTATCAAATTGAAAAACCATTGTTTGTTGTTAATGCGCAGAATGAATCAAAAAAGATTCCTGAATTGATAGAACGAATTAATAACGGGTCAGTCTGTGCTTTAGTCTCGGATGCCGGAACACCTTCAATTTCGGATCCGGGTACAAGATTGGTTAATGCAGCTGTGAAAAATGGAATTGAAGTTATTGGAATACCAGGACCAAGTGCCGTTATTCTAGCGTTAAGTATAAGCGGATTACCAACCGACTCGTTTGTATTCGAAGGATTCCTGCCCCAGAAGAAAGGTAGGCAAAAGAAATTAACGGAACTTGCAGTAGAAGAAAGAACCATAGTACTATACGAATCCACTTACCGAATTGAAAAATTACTCGAAGAAATTAATAAGTATATGCCGGACCGACAATTAGTAATTGGCAGAGAGCTAACGAAAAGATTTGAAGAGATGTGGCGAGGTACAGCTGCTGAAATAATAAGAGACTTAAGCAATAAAACTATTAAGGGTGAGTTCGTCGTAATAATTGCACCAAACGGATTCATAATTTAG
- a CDS encoding universal stress protein, with product MDVIKNILVPIDFSDYSKNALRYAVQFAQQFKAKMFLVYVVEPMIYPADFSMGQVAIPSMDSDLHLRAEEELKNLASSFINKVVESETIIKTGKPFVEIIETANEIDADLIIMATHGHTGVEHLLFGSTAEKVVRKAPCPVLTLREPIKGFNYNARK from the coding sequence ATGGATGTAATTAAAAATATTCTAGTACCGATTGATTTTTCCGATTATTCAAAAAACGCACTCAGGTATGCAGTTCAATTTGCGCAGCAGTTTAAAGCAAAAATGTTTCTTGTCTATGTTGTTGAACCGATGATCTATCCAGCCGATTTCAGTATGGGTCAGGTTGCTATTCCTTCAATGGATTCGGACCTGCATTTACGTGCAGAGGAGGAATTGAAGAATCTTGCATCCTCTTTTATCAATAAGGTTGTTGAATCCGAAACAATTATTAAAACAGGGAAACCATTTGTTGAAATAATCGAAACAGCTAATGAAATTGATGCAGACCTAATTATTATGGCAACACATGGCCACACCGGCGTAGAACATTTGTTGTTTGGAAGTACAGCTGAAAAGGTAGTCCGAAAAGCCCCCTGCCCGGTTTTAACATTGAGAGAACCGATAAAGGGATTTAATTACAATGCGAGGAAATGA